Proteins encoded in a region of the Polynucleobacter antarcticus genome:
- a CDS encoding YhbY family RNA-binding protein: MTALTITPAQRKSLKADAHDLSPVVMIGGDGLTSAVLKEAKLAISHHGLIKIRVFGDDRDARIAMYEELCEKLGAAPVQHIGKLLVIWKPKAELDTALLNLGRSYKQTKKSLQAPRTKRQGVRGASKEGVRTSTSERSDRRSAASKSPFTRAAAVKTAAQSSTSSTAPKKRVLRADAAESKIGWSSPGYRKAAPAPAPIKKRKVRMSSTKKKSLGS; the protein is encoded by the coding sequence ATGACAGCACTAACTATTACCCCCGCACAACGCAAATCCCTGAAAGCGGATGCCCACGACCTAAGCCCCGTTGTCATGATTGGGGGTGATGGGCTCACTTCTGCAGTGCTTAAAGAAGCAAAATTGGCGATCTCTCACCATGGTCTGATTAAGATCCGTGTCTTTGGTGATGATCGTGATGCCCGTATTGCGATGTATGAAGAACTTTGCGAAAAACTGGGTGCGGCACCTGTGCAACATATTGGCAAACTCCTTGTGATCTGGAAGCCTAAAGCAGAACTTGATACAGCACTCTTAAATTTAGGCAGATCTTACAAGCAAACTAAGAAGTCATTACAAGCTCCGCGTACCAAGCGTCAAGGTGTGCGTGGTGCATCCAAAGAAGGTGTCAGAACAAGTACATCAGAGCGCTCTGACAGACGCTCAGCTGCTAGCAAATCACCGTTCACCAGAGCTGCTGCTGTAAAGACGGCTGCACAATCCAGTACTAGCTCTACAGCTCCAAAGAAACGCGTGTTAAGAGCTGATGCTGCTGAATCTAAAATTGGTTGGTCATCTCCGGGCTATCGCAAGGCAGCCCCTGCACCTGCGCCCATTAAGAAAAGAAAAGTACGGATGAGCAGTACGAAGAAAAAATCCCTGGGTTCTTAG
- a CDS encoding RlmE family RNA methyltransferase, which translates to MAKNKFNKSWLQDHLQDPYVKMAQKEGYRARAVYKLSEIDEQDHLIKAGMTIVDLGSAPGSWSQYARNRLTELGKNNPQIESGKPDGTIIAIDILPMEEIADVSFIQGDFREDEGLQALEALLPASANGKVDLVLSDMAPNLSGVGVADAARMAFLAEIALDFALGHLKPEGALLIKCFNGSGYSQIVESFKKVFKTVASRKPKASRARSSEIFLLGRQLKPPK; encoded by the coding sequence GTGGCAAAGAATAAATTTAATAAAAGTTGGTTGCAGGATCACCTACAAGATCCTTACGTAAAGATGGCTCAGAAAGAGGGCTATCGTGCGCGTGCTGTTTATAAGTTAAGCGAAATCGACGAGCAAGATCACCTGATCAAAGCGGGTATGACTATCGTGGATTTGGGAAGCGCTCCCGGAAGTTGGTCTCAATATGCTCGTAATCGCTTGACTGAGTTAGGCAAAAACAATCCCCAGATTGAATCGGGCAAACCAGATGGCACCATTATTGCGATTGATATTCTGCCGATGGAAGAGATTGCGGATGTGAGCTTTATTCAGGGCGATTTTAGGGAGGATGAGGGTTTGCAGGCCTTAGAAGCCCTTTTACCAGCCAGTGCCAATGGAAAAGTAGACTTGGTCCTATCCGATATGGCCCCAAACCTCTCTGGCGTGGGTGTAGCAGATGCTGCCCGAATGGCCTTTTTAGCTGAAATTGCTCTAGATTTTGCATTGGGCCACCTGAAACCCGAAGGGGCGCTGTTAATTAAGTGCTTTAACGGCAGTGGGTATAGCCAAATCGTAGAGTCCTTTAAAAAGGTCTTCAAGACAGTGGCTTCGAGAAAGCCCAAGGCATCTAGAGCCCGTTCCTCAGAGATCTTTCTTTTGGGCAGACAGCTCAAACCACCCAAATAA
- the ftsH gene encoding ATP-dependent zinc metalloprotease FtsH has protein sequence MNNNMMQKIGVWLIVGLVLFTVFKQFDRPKEQAQVTYSQFMDDAKVGKIKRVDVQGRTLQVTPNDGNKYSIITPGDIWMVGDLMKYGVQVTGKADEEPNLLVSAMYYLGPTLLIIGFWFFMMRQMQGGGKGGAFSFGKSKARLIDENSNTVTFADVAGCDEAKEEVFEIVDFLKDPQKFQKLGGRIPHGVLLVGPPGTGKTLLARAIAGEAKVPFFAISGSDFVEMFVGVGASRVRDMFENAKKSSPCIIFIDEIDAVGRHRGAGMGGGNDEREQTLNQMLVEMDGFESNSGVIVVAATNRSDVLDRALLRPGRFDRQVHVGLPDIRGREQILQVHMRKVPLDPDVNAAVLARGTPGFSGADLANLVNESALFAARRNKRAVDMRDFEDAKDKIYMGPERKSAVMREEERRNTAYHESGHAVVAKVLPKADPVHKVTIMPRGMALGVTWQLPEFDRVNLYKDRMMEELAILFGGRAAEEVFLNSMSTGASNDFERATKMARDMVTRYGMSDSLGTMVYVDTESESMFGRQSSKTVSELTQQKVDFEIRALVDSQYALARSILEENRDKVEAMVAALLEFETIDAEQITDIMEGRPPRMPKPPPASTFGNSAGAPPGPAPGSAPATA, from the coding sequence TTGAATAACAATATGATGCAAAAAATCGGTGTATGGCTCATTGTGGGCCTAGTGCTGTTCACTGTTTTTAAGCAGTTCGACAGACCTAAAGAGCAGGCTCAGGTCACTTACTCTCAGTTTATGGATGACGCCAAGGTTGGCAAAATAAAGCGAGTGGACGTACAGGGTCGTACATTACAAGTGACCCCAAATGACGGTAACAAGTATTCCATCATCACCCCAGGTGATATTTGGATGGTTGGTGACCTCATGAAGTACGGCGTTCAAGTGACAGGTAAAGCGGATGAAGAGCCTAACCTGTTGGTATCTGCGATGTACTATCTTGGACCTACTTTACTGATCATTGGTTTTTGGTTTTTCATGATGCGTCAGATGCAGGGTGGCGGCAAAGGCGGCGCCTTCTCTTTCGGTAAATCTAAAGCGCGTTTGATTGATGAGAATAGTAATACCGTGACCTTTGCTGACGTAGCAGGTTGCGATGAAGCAAAAGAAGAAGTCTTCGAGATTGTGGACTTCTTAAAAGATCCACAAAAATTTCAGAAACTCGGTGGCCGTATTCCGCATGGTGTATTGCTTGTGGGTCCTCCCGGTACCGGTAAGACTCTATTAGCCCGTGCCATCGCAGGCGAAGCCAAAGTTCCATTCTTTGCTATTTCTGGTTCTGATTTCGTTGAGATGTTTGTGGGCGTTGGTGCTTCTCGTGTACGCGACATGTTTGAGAACGCGAAGAAAAGCTCCCCTTGTATTATCTTTATTGATGAGATCGATGCGGTCGGTCGTCATCGTGGCGCCGGCATGGGTGGTGGTAACGATGAGCGCGAACAAACCTTAAATCAAATGCTTGTAGAGATGGATGGTTTTGAAAGTAATAGTGGCGTGATCGTAGTAGCTGCTACTAACCGTTCTGATGTATTGGATCGCGCTTTGCTCCGTCCAGGACGTTTTGATCGTCAAGTACACGTTGGCTTGCCTGATATCCGTGGGCGCGAGCAAATCTTGCAAGTGCACATGCGTAAGGTACCACTTGATCCTGATGTTAATGCAGCGGTATTGGCGCGTGGAACACCTGGTTTCTCTGGTGCAGATTTAGCCAACTTGGTGAATGAGTCTGCCTTGTTTGCAGCCCGCCGTAATAAGCGTGCCGTCGATATGCGAGACTTTGAAGACGCTAAAGACAAAATTTATATGGGCCCAGAGCGTAAGTCTGCTGTGATGCGCGAAGAAGAGCGTCGCAATACGGCTTATCACGAGTCTGGTCACGCAGTCGTGGCTAAGGTCTTACCTAAGGCTGACCCAGTACATAAAGTCACCATCATGCCACGCGGTATGGCATTGGGTGTGACTTGGCAGTTGCCTGAGTTCGATCGTGTGAACCTGTACAAAGATCGCATGATGGAAGAGTTGGCAATCTTGTTTGGCGGCCGTGCTGCTGAAGAAGTATTTTTAAACTCGATGAGCACAGGTGCATCTAATGACTTTGAACGTGCCACGAAGATGGCGCGCGATATGGTGACGCGCTACGGCATGAGTGATAGCTTAGGAACGATGGTGTATGTCGATACTGAATCTGAGAGTATGTTCGGTCGCCAGAGCTCCAAAACTGTTTCTGAGTTAACTCAGCAAAAAGTAGACTTCGAGATTCGGGCTTTGGTAGATAGTCAATATGCATTGGCACGATCTATTCTGGAAGAAAATCGCGACAAGGTAGAGGCGATGGTTGCCGCCTTACTTGAGTTTGAAACGATTGATGCTGAGCAGATTACTGACATCATGGAAGGTCGTCCTCCGCGTATGCCAAAACCACCACCTGCGAGTACCTTTGGTAATTCAGCAGGGGCTCCTCCTGGCCCTGCACCTGGTAGCGCACCAGCCACAGCCTAA
- the folP gene encoding dihydropteroate synthase, whose product MTKQTLPATWCCGRFLFDFSKRKKPLVMGILNATPDSFSDGGKFRTVSDAVAQAEHMIAAGVDLIDIGGESTRPGAEPVSLQEELDRVLPVIEALKDCGTALSIDTYKAETMRQALQAGVDCVNDIWALRQAGAVDAVIEHEESKQAGTKQAPCGIILMHMQRDPQTMQFDPHYEDVIAQVMLFLQERAELLKEKGIAPNRIAIDPGFGFGKSLEHNLSMLAHFERFSELGHAVLAGISRKSMLGKLTGRDTNERVAPSIAAAILAADRGARIIRVHDVQETVDALKIWEAVQV is encoded by the coding sequence ATGACTAAGCAAACTCTGCCCGCAACATGGTGTTGTGGGCGTTTTCTTTTTGACTTTAGCAAACGCAAGAAACCCTTAGTGATGGGGATTCTGAATGCCACCCCCGATTCTTTTTCAGATGGGGGGAAATTTCGTACAGTCAGTGATGCTGTGGCACAAGCAGAGCATATGATCGCTGCTGGTGTAGACCTCATTGATATTGGTGGAGAATCTACCCGTCCTGGTGCAGAACCGGTTTCACTTCAAGAAGAGTTAGACAGAGTTTTACCGGTGATCGAAGCGCTAAAAGACTGTGGCACAGCGTTATCTATTGATACTTATAAAGCAGAGACCATGCGCCAAGCACTTCAAGCTGGCGTTGATTGCGTGAATGATATCTGGGCTCTGCGACAAGCCGGTGCTGTTGATGCTGTCATAGAGCATGAAGAATCAAAGCAAGCAGGGACAAAGCAGGCACCATGCGGAATCATTTTGATGCATATGCAACGTGATCCACAAACCATGCAGTTTGATCCCCATTATGAAGATGTGATTGCGCAGGTCATGTTGTTTCTTCAAGAGCGTGCTGAGCTTTTGAAAGAAAAAGGTATTGCCCCTAATAGAATTGCGATTGATCCTGGCTTTGGTTTTGGAAAAAGCCTTGAGCACAATCTCAGTATGTTGGCGCATTTTGAACGTTTCTCTGAATTAGGCCATGCCGTCTTGGCAGGTATTTCTCGTAAGTCGATGTTGGGTAAGCTAACAGGTCGTGATACGAATGAACGGGTGGCGCCTAGCATTGCTGCCGCCATCCTCGCTGCCGATCGGGGAGCCCGCATTATTCGTGTTCACGACGTCCAAGAGACGGTGGATGCCCTCAAGATCTGGGAAGCCGTACAAGTCTAG
- the glmM gene encoding phosphoglucosamine mutase: MKKQYFGTDGIRGEVGQFPIVPEFMTRLAYAAGKVLISNAKSGERCKVLIGKDTRVSGYLLEASLEAGFAAAGVDVMLCGPMPTPGVAYLTKALRLTAGVVISASHNPYQDNGIKFFSAQGDKLSDDFELAIEAELEKPMGCVSSKELGKAFRLDDAAGRYIEFCKSSFPAELNLKGMKLVVDCANGAAYHIAPHVFHELGAEVTSIGVNPNGRNINDGCGATAPAALIAKVKELGADIGIALDGDADRLQMVDSSGRLFNGDELLYVLAKDRITRGHNLGGVVGTLMTNLAVENAIKALGLEFERANVGDRYVLELLKQKSWLIGGEGSGHLLCLDQHSTGDGTIAALQVLAAMSQAKQSLAQLLEAVQVFPQVLLNVKFKAGYDWKSDSALKQQITQVESDLKGTGRVLMRASGTEPVLRVMVEAQDGDLALRAAQSIADLVPTA; the protein is encoded by the coding sequence ATGAAAAAACAATACTTTGGTACAGACGGTATTCGCGGTGAAGTAGGGCAATTTCCGATTGTTCCCGAGTTTATGACGCGTCTAGCTTATGCTGCCGGCAAGGTGCTCATCAGTAATGCAAAATCTGGTGAGCGTTGCAAAGTGCTAATCGGAAAAGATACCCGTGTATCAGGTTATTTATTAGAGGCTTCTTTAGAAGCGGGTTTTGCAGCTGCTGGTGTCGATGTCATGTTATGCGGCCCAATGCCTACCCCAGGTGTTGCTTATCTCACGAAGGCCTTACGCTTAACAGCAGGTGTAGTGATTTCTGCATCACACAATCCTTATCAAGATAACGGCATTAAATTCTTTTCCGCTCAGGGTGACAAACTCTCTGATGATTTTGAATTAGCCATCGAAGCTGAACTTGAAAAACCGATGGGTTGTGTGAGCTCAAAAGAACTGGGTAAGGCTTTTCGTTTAGATGATGCTGCAGGCCGTTATATTGAATTTTGTAAATCAAGCTTTCCAGCTGAACTTAATCTCAAAGGTATGAAACTCGTGGTGGACTGCGCTAATGGCGCGGCTTATCACATAGCGCCCCATGTCTTTCATGAGCTTGGAGCAGAAGTCACGTCGATTGGCGTTAATCCTAATGGCCGCAATATTAATGATGGTTGTGGCGCTACTGCGCCAGCAGCATTAATCGCCAAGGTCAAAGAGCTTGGCGCTGATATTGGTATTGCTCTAGATGGTGATGCCGATCGCTTACAAATGGTGGATTCTTCAGGGCGTCTTTTTAATGGCGATGAGCTCCTATACGTACTGGCTAAAGATCGCATTACCCGTGGCCACAATCTTGGTGGCGTTGTTGGAACCTTGATGACTAACTTGGCAGTAGAAAATGCGATTAAAGCTTTAGGGCTTGAATTTGAACGCGCAAACGTAGGCGACCGCTATGTTTTGGAACTACTCAAGCAAAAGAGTTGGCTAATTGGTGGCGAGGGATCTGGACATTTGCTTTGCTTAGACCAACACTCTACTGGTGATGGCACGATTGCAGCACTGCAGGTTTTAGCTGCGATGAGTCAAGCTAAGCAGAGTTTGGCGCAATTATTGGAGGCTGTACAAGTCTTTCCTCAGGTGCTGCTTAACGTCAAATTTAAAGCGGGCTACGACTGGAAGTCAGATAGCGCCCTAAAACAGCAGATTACTCAGGTTGAAAGTGACCTTAAAGGCACGGGTAGGGTGCTGATGAGGGCATCTGGTACAGAACCAGTCCTGAGGGTGATGGTGGAGGCTCAGGATGGAGATCTGGCTCTGAGAGCCGCTCAAAGCATTGCTGATTTGGTCCCTACCGCATAA
- the pstS gene encoding phosphate ABC transporter substrate-binding protein PstS gives MKSFLKTALVISAISFAPVAFAVDMTGAGATFPYPIYAKWAEAYKAKTGSNLNYQSIGSSGGIKQIKAKTVDFGATDNPVKFDDLEKDGLVQFPAIIGGVVPVINVEGVKPYELKLSPDTLSDIFQGAITNWNDRRIVLNNPGMKMPDLPITVVHRADGSGTTAIFTNYLAKVSQNWKDAVGEGAAVKWPAASSVGGKGNEGVAANVLRVKGAIGYVEYAYAKKNKMISVSLKNRDGQFVQPDDLTFAAAAASTDWSKVPGMGTFITNAPGAKSWPITGASFILVYKAPENKAKVAEVLKFFDFAFKEGKKMAEELDYVPMPDATTDFIRKNVFTQVNTK, from the coding sequence ATGAAATCTTTCTTAAAAACAGCGTTAGTGATCAGCGCTATTTCATTTGCCCCAGTTGCGTTTGCAGTCGATATGACTGGCGCTGGCGCTACATTTCCATACCCTATTTACGCTAAATGGGCTGAAGCCTATAAAGCTAAAACTGGTTCCAACCTCAATTACCAGTCAATTGGTTCTTCAGGCGGCATCAAGCAAATTAAAGCAAAAACAGTGGATTTCGGTGCAACTGATAATCCAGTGAAGTTTGATGACTTAGAAAAAGATGGTCTTGTACAGTTCCCAGCGATTATTGGCGGTGTAGTGCCCGTCATTAACGTGGAGGGTGTAAAGCCTTACGAACTCAAGTTGTCCCCAGATACCCTGTCGGATATCTTTCAAGGTGCGATTACCAACTGGAATGACAGACGTATCGTATTGAATAACCCTGGTATGAAGATGCCTGATTTGCCAATCACTGTAGTACACCGTGCTGACGGTTCTGGCACAACGGCTATTTTCACTAACTATCTCGCTAAGGTTAGTCAAAACTGGAAAGATGCTGTTGGAGAAGGTGCTGCTGTTAAATGGCCAGCTGCTTCCTCAGTAGGCGGCAAAGGCAATGAAGGTGTTGCTGCAAACGTATTGCGTGTGAAGGGTGCTATTGGTTATGTAGAGTATGCCTATGCCAAGAAAAACAAAATGATCAGCGTTTCCTTGAAAAATAGAGACGGTCAATTTGTACAACCGGATGACCTGACATTTGCTGCTGCTGCTGCGAGTACAGATTGGTCTAAAGTACCAGGCATGGGTACTTTTATTACTAATGCTCCAGGTGCTAAATCATGGCCAATCACTGGTGCGTCTTTTATATTGGTATATAAGGCACCAGAGAACAAAGCTAAGGTAGCTGAAGTACTCAAGTTCTTTGACTTCGCATTTAAAGAAGGCAAGAAAATGGCAGAAGAGTTGGACTATGTTCCGATGCCAGATGCTACTACAGACTTTATTCGCAAGAATGTGTTCACGCAGGTAAACACTAAGTAA
- the pstC gene encoding phosphate ABC transporter permease subunit PstC yields MIESIQSHSAPTPQALRIAKLQRVQDFLFHRITQFFALSVLIALLGIMISLLFNAWPALSSFGPGFFFTKEWDIVNDEFGGLIAIYGTVVTSVIALVIAVPLSFGIAVFLTELCPGPLRRPLGTAIELLAAVPSIIYGMFGLFIFAPLFAEYIQPALAATLGQVPGLGILFTGAFNGIGILCAGLILAMMILPFIASVMRDVFDIVPPILKESAYGIGCTTWEVVKRVVLPYTKTGVIGGIMLGLGRALGETMAVTFVIGNSHKLSASLFAPGSSIASTLANEFGEAEAGNHMSSLFALGLALFLITFIVLACAKWMLSNMEKKQGLKT; encoded by the coding sequence ATGATCGAATCAATACAGTCTCACTCAGCACCAACGCCACAAGCTTTGCGTATTGCTAAGTTGCAGCGTGTTCAGGACTTTTTGTTCCATCGAATTACGCAGTTCTTTGCTTTATCGGTCTTGATTGCCTTATTAGGAATCATGATCTCCTTACTATTTAACGCATGGCCTGCATTAAGCTCTTTTGGTCCCGGATTCTTTTTCACTAAAGAGTGGGACATTGTGAATGATGAGTTTGGTGGCCTGATTGCGATCTATGGAACGGTTGTGACTTCGGTGATTGCGCTGGTGATTGCAGTACCACTGAGTTTTGGTATTGCGGTATTTCTGACGGAGCTTTGCCCGGGCCCATTACGTAGACCCTTAGGGACTGCGATTGAGCTTTTGGCCGCTGTGCCATCGATCATTTACGGTATGTTTGGCCTGTTTATTTTTGCGCCCTTGTTTGCAGAATATATACAGCCTGCATTAGCTGCTACTTTGGGTCAGGTTCCAGGGCTGGGTATTTTGTTCACTGGCGCTTTCAATGGTATTGGTATTTTATGTGCCGGCTTGATTTTAGCGATGATGATTCTGCCATTTATTGCTTCAGTGATGCGTGATGTTTTTGATATCGTCCCGCCGATTCTGAAAGAATCTGCTTATGGTATTGGCTGCACTACTTGGGAAGTGGTAAAGCGCGTAGTACTGCCTTATACCAAAACAGGTGTGATCGGTGGAATCATGCTTGGATTAGGTAGAGCGCTTGGTGAAACAATGGCCGTGACCTTTGTGATCGGTAACTCTCATAAACTGTCCGCCTCCTTATTTGCGCCCGGATCCTCTATTGCCTCTACCTTGGCAAATGAGTTCGGTGAAGCAGAGGCTGGCAACCATATGTCCTCCTTATTCGCATTAGGTTTAGCTCTTTTCCTCATTACTTTTATTGTGTTAGCTTGTGCTAAGTGGATGTTGAGCAATATGGAGAAGAAGCAGGGACTAAAAACATGA
- the pstA gene encoding phosphate ABC transporter permease PstA, translating into MITSSNMNPGVYAKRKRANKIGLTLSLSAMTLGMVFLLWILGVLFFKGFSALDISLFTQSTPGPGSEGGGLANAIVGSLMMVGFCTLISTPIGVLAGTYLSEYGDRSRIASITRFVTDIMLSAPSIVIGLFVYAFYVAQVRHFSGWAGTLALALIAIPVVVRTTENMLRLVPGSLREAAYALGTPKWKVAFKVTLVAAKSGVITGILLALARISGETAPLLFTALNNQFFSTNMNAPIANLPVVIFQFAMSPYDNWVDLAWGGALLITLTVLTLNIIARVVFREKVQG; encoded by the coding sequence ATGATTACTTCTTCAAATATGAACCCAGGCGTTTACGCAAAGCGTAAGCGCGCCAACAAGATTGGCTTGACGCTCTCTTTATCAGCGATGACCTTGGGAATGGTTTTTTTATTATGGATTTTGGGCGTTTTATTTTTCAAAGGCTTTTCTGCTCTTGATATCTCGCTATTTACTCAAAGTACCCCTGGTCCAGGATCTGAAGGCGGTGGATTAGCTAATGCAATTGTGGGCAGCTTGATGATGGTGGGCTTTTGTACCTTAATTAGTACGCCGATTGGTGTTCTAGCAGGTACCTACTTATCTGAGTATGGTGATCGAAGTCGGATTGCTTCAATCACTCGCTTTGTGACCGATATCATGCTGTCTGCCCCATCGATTGTGATTGGTCTTTTTGTGTATGCTTTTTATGTGGCACAAGTTCGACACTTTTCTGGTTGGGCTGGTACGCTTGCATTGGCTTTGATTGCTATACCTGTGGTGGTTCGCACTACAGAAAATATGTTGCGTTTGGTTCCCGGTAGTTTGCGTGAGGCAGCATATGCCTTAGGTACACCAAAATGGAAGGTAGCATTTAAGGTCACGTTGGTAGCGGCAAAAAGTGGTGTGATTACTGGCATCTTATTGGCTCTAGCCCGCATCAGTGGAGAAACTGCTCCATTACTGTTTACGGCGCTGAATAATCAGTTCTTCTCTACGAACATGAATGCCCCCATTGCGAACTTACCGGTAGTGATTTTCCAGTTCGCGATGAGTCCCTACGATAACTGGGTCGACCTGGCATGGGGCGGTGCTTTATTAATTACGCTGACAGTCTTGACTCTCAATATTATTGCCCGAGTGGTCTTTAGAGAAAAGGTACAGGGCTGA
- the pstB gene encoding phosphate ABC transporter ATP-binding protein PstB, which yields MKTMFDLNQIDGQGASVDSNNTQQSTQVAVNALEVHNLNFFYGSFQGLQDVNLNIEERKVTAFIGPSGCGKSTLLRTLNRMYDLYPGQRAEGEINFYGQNILNKDQDLNLLRSRIGMVFQKPTPFPMSIYENIAFGVRLYEKVSRSEMDDRVEWALNKAALWNEAKDKLSQSGLSLSGGQQQRLCIARAVAVKPSVILLDEPTSALDPISTGKIEELINELKNDYTIAIVTHNMQQAARVSDYTAYMYLGSLVEFGKTDEIFLKPKRKETEDYITGRFG from the coding sequence ATGAAAACAATGTTTGACTTAAACCAGATTGATGGTCAAGGAGCTAGTGTGGATTCAAATAATACCCAACAGTCAACTCAAGTCGCAGTCAATGCCCTTGAAGTGCATAACCTTAATTTCTTTTACGGCTCGTTCCAAGGCCTACAAGATGTAAATCTCAATATTGAAGAGCGTAAAGTAACCGCCTTTATCGGACCATCTGGTTGCGGTAAATCTACTTTGCTCAGAACCTTGAACCGTATGTATGACCTCTATCCAGGACAGCGTGCTGAGGGTGAGATTAATTTTTATGGTCAGAATATCCTTAATAAAGATCAAGACTTAAATTTATTGCGTTCACGTATTGGTATGGTTTTTCAAAAGCCCACCCCATTTCCGATGTCGATTTATGAGAACATCGCTTTCGGTGTGCGTTTATACGAAAAAGTATCTCGCTCTGAAATGGATGACCGGGTAGAGTGGGCTTTAAATAAAGCGGCACTTTGGAATGAGGCTAAAGATAAGCTCAGTCAAAGTGGCTTATCCCTTTCAGGTGGCCAGCAGCAGCGCTTATGTATTGCACGTGCCGTAGCCGTTAAGCCATCCGTTATTTTGCTCGATGAACCTACCTCAGCGCTTGATCCGATCTCTACAGGCAAGATTGAGGAGTTGATCAATGAGCTGAAGAATGATTACACCATTGCTATCGTGACGCATAATATGCAACAAGCTGCCCGTGTCTCAGACTACACTGCGTATATGTATCTAGGCAGCCTTGTGGAGTTTGGCAAGACAGATGAGATTTTCCTTAAGCCTAAGCGCAAGGAAACAGAAGATTACATTACCGGCCGTTTCGGTTAA
- the phoU gene encoding phosphate signaling complex protein PhoU — MPDKHLSSQFDADLNSLSSRLLEMGGLVESQISTAMRAFTQMDIETCNIVIENEKMVNDLEIQIDLACTELIARRQPIARDLRLVMAVSKAITNLERAGDEAERVAKRTKRLIESGVPNNINVAEIRLSGQMAISLLRRSLDSFARLDTIAAAEVVEEDRQIDEEFRAFVRKLISYMMEDPHTITTGLDMLTIAKAIERIGDHAKNIAEFVIYVAKGSDVRHIPHADLVREANKA, encoded by the coding sequence ATGCCAGATAAGCACCTTTCATCACAATTTGATGCCGATTTAAATTCGCTCTCGAGCCGATTGCTTGAAATGGGTGGTTTAGTGGAGTCGCAGATTTCAACAGCGATGCGCGCTTTCACTCAAATGGATATCGAAACCTGCAATATCGTCATCGAGAACGAGAAGATGGTGAACGATCTTGAAATTCAGATTGATTTAGCCTGCACTGAATTGATTGCTCGCCGTCAACCGATTGCCCGTGATTTACGCTTAGTGATGGCAGTATCCAAAGCCATTACGAATTTAGAGCGTGCAGGGGACGAGGCAGAGCGGGTTGCTAAAAGGACCAAGCGTCTGATTGAATCCGGTGTACCCAATAATATTAACGTTGCTGAGATTCGTTTGTCTGGGCAGATGGCGATTTCGTTATTGCGCCGTAGTTTAGATTCCTTTGCTCGTTTAGATACGATTGCCGCTGCAGAAGTAGTGGAAGAAGATCGTCAGATTGATGAAGAATTTAGAGCCTTTGTGCGTAAACTCATTTCATACATGATGGAAGATCCGCATACTATTACAACCGGTTTGGATATGCTGACCATTGCTAAAGCTATCGAGCGTATTGGTGATCATGCAAAAAATATTGCAGAGTTTGTGATTTATGTTGCCAAGGGTTCAGATGTACGTCATATTCCTCATGCAGATTTAGTTCGCGAGGCGAATAAAGCCTAA
- the phoB gene encoding phosphate regulon transcriptional regulator PhoB: MSLRILIVEDEPSIAELIAINLIHAGYEVKRAMQTDIAVTMMRDSLPNLLILDWMLPGKSGVQFAKELRANERTRSLPILMLTAKSEESDKVLGLDSGADDYVTKPFSPKELVARVNALLRRQAPLADVGPLSVGPLRLDPLSHRVTALWPNMEPQTLPLGPTEYRLLQFLMTNPERVHSRANLLDKVWGNEVYIEERTVDVHIKRLRAALSSSDCDRYIETVRGSGYRITKIPTQT; the protein is encoded by the coding sequence ATGTCTCTACGCATATTAATTGTTGAAGATGAGCCTTCGATTGCAGAATTGATTGCTATTAACCTAATTCATGCAGGATATGAGGTTAAGAGAGCCATGCAAACTGATATCGCTGTCACTATGATGCGGGACAGTCTCCCTAATTTATTGATTCTAGATTGGATGTTACCGGGCAAGTCTGGGGTACAGTTCGCAAAAGAACTGCGTGCAAATGAGCGTACTCGTTCCTTGCCTATATTGATGCTAACGGCGAAAAGTGAAGAGTCTGATAAGGTTCTAGGTCTAGATTCTGGTGCAGATGACTATGTCACTAAACCCTTTTCACCAAAAGAGTTGGTGGCTCGTGTGAATGCACTCTTGCGGCGTCAAGCGCCCCTAGCTGATGTGGGCCCTTTATCTGTTGGTCCGTTGAGACTAGATCCACTTTCACACCGTGTAACCGCTCTATGGCCCAATATGGAGCCACAGACACTGCCACTAGGCCCTACTGAATACCGTTTATTACAGTTTTTGATGACTAACCCTGAACGGGTCCACTCTAGGGCTAACTTGTTAGATAAAGTCTGGGGTAATGAGGTCTATATCGAAGAGCGAACGGTAGATGTACACATTAAAAGGCTGAGAGCCGCCTTATCCTCCTCAGACTGCGATCGTTATATAGAAACGGTTCGAGGCAGCGGTTACAGGATTACCAAGATTCCAACCCAAACCTAA